One genomic window of Corynebacterium massiliense DSM 45435 includes the following:
- a CDS encoding DEAD/DEAH box helicase, with amino-acid sequence MASYLLHGLWLPVSGLSLWIERVDGHKIVTPQAVPEGTFPSAVDALLANKSFRNRARVSLRTPKGKDVSLMAPMAMFAPDESVVALSQLSFLDDRSPAASAEQRAAIAPDLMWLIRAYRGLTRFVRAGRVTMRLSYQGGEWFPMWQLASGLGERGWLAEMISAAPGILTINNRSLSEDLADELTHWIAFADLKHLTEESRPYPWHDFAQALLTTTPIKRGKAQLLRGLNEWKDSITSVDLQLVLIVEEPPRNAALGDNPAADNTWRIRCGVRSGTASPRPVRLDELDRGSVEKLRDALTRALTIAPALNPARSLPPTGYYADAGDWDVFVSTDTLVDFISHGAEALRKAGFSVMLPKAWAQLETTAKVDTRSLDDAEGATKAHIGLEKLVEYDWRISVGDTELTEEEMTELVNSKSGLIKLRGDWVMADTQAVGRIAQYMKELQKSREKGDAGKREDGLGLSGTASMSELRELALESAGKDPIEFTGSTWHASLLGGMETPAPERVDIPDTVRAELRPYQRRGVDWLYWMSSNNIGAVLADDMGLGKTLQLLSLLAVERAEAKANAAPDELPEDYRVGPTLVVAPTSVVGNWAREADKFVPSLKVLVHHGTNRLKDDDLLTVANAADLVITSYGTIGRDFTLLGQVEWDRVVLDEAQAIKNSGTRSSKAVRSLPSRHRLALTGTPIENRLSEMRSILDFVNPGVLGSASFFRNHFAKAIEREDNEEMAEKLRQLTGPFILRRLKTDPNIIDDLPEKTEQILSVSLTSEQAALYKALVQDVERRLEETEGIARRGLVLATLTRIKQICNHPAHYLGDDSPVTIKGKHRSGKVAELMRIVSQAVENGERVLIFTQYKAFGAILQPYLSEQLGREVPFLHGGVTKARRDSMVTEFQHADGPPAMLLSLKAGGTGLNLTAANVVVHMDRWWNPAVENQATDRAFRIGQNKNVQVYKMITEGTLEESIQDILDGKTKLAGSVVGEGEGWITELDSEDFALLMSYRGKE; translated from the coding sequence ATGGCTTCTTACCTCCTGCACGGTCTGTGGCTGCCCGTTTCCGGGCTGAGCCTGTGGATCGAGCGGGTGGACGGGCACAAGATCGTCACCCCGCAGGCCGTGCCGGAGGGCACCTTTCCCAGCGCGGTGGACGCGCTTTTGGCCAACAAGTCTTTCCGCAACCGGGCGCGGGTCTCCCTGCGCACGCCTAAGGGCAAAGATGTCTCGCTCATGGCGCCGATGGCCATGTTCGCCCCGGACGAATCCGTAGTGGCGCTGAGCCAGCTGAGCTTTCTCGATGACCGCTCGCCGGCGGCCAGCGCTGAACAGCGGGCAGCCATCGCGCCGGACCTCATGTGGCTCATCCGCGCCTACCGCGGGCTTACCCGCTTCGTGCGCGCGGGGCGGGTGACCATGCGCCTGTCCTACCAGGGCGGCGAATGGTTCCCCATGTGGCAGCTAGCCTCCGGGCTGGGAGAGCGCGGGTGGCTCGCGGAGATGATCTCCGCCGCGCCGGGGATACTTACCATTAACAACCGGTCGCTCTCCGAGGACTTGGCCGACGAGCTCACCCACTGGATCGCGTTCGCGGATCTCAAACACCTCACCGAAGAGTCGCGGCCGTACCCCTGGCACGACTTCGCCCAGGCGCTGTTGACCACCACGCCCATCAAACGCGGCAAGGCGCAGCTTCTGCGCGGGCTCAACGAGTGGAAAGACTCGATCACCTCGGTCGACCTCCAGCTCGTCTTGATCGTGGAAGAGCCGCCCCGAAACGCGGCGCTGGGCGATAACCCGGCCGCCGACAACACCTGGCGGATCCGGTGTGGCGTGCGGTCCGGCACGGCATCGCCACGGCCCGTGCGCCTCGACGAGTTGGACCGGGGCAGCGTGGAGAAGCTGCGCGATGCTCTAACCCGGGCGCTGACCATCGCCCCGGCGCTCAACCCGGCGCGCTCGTTGCCGCCCACCGGCTACTATGCCGACGCCGGCGACTGGGACGTGTTCGTCAGCACCGACACGCTGGTGGACTTCATCTCCCACGGCGCGGAGGCGCTGCGCAAGGCCGGGTTCTCGGTCATGCTGCCCAAGGCGTGGGCGCAGCTGGAGACCACCGCGAAGGTGGACACGCGCTCTCTGGACGATGCCGAAGGGGCCACCAAGGCCCACATCGGCCTAGAGAAACTGGTCGAGTACGACTGGCGCATCTCCGTCGGCGACACGGAGTTGACCGAGGAGGAGATGACAGAGCTGGTCAACTCCAAGTCGGGGCTCATTAAGCTGCGCGGCGATTGGGTGATGGCCGACACCCAGGCGGTGGGCCGCATCGCGCAGTACATGAAGGAGCTGCAAAAGTCGCGCGAGAAAGGCGACGCCGGCAAGCGCGAAGACGGGCTGGGCCTTTCGGGCACGGCCAGCATGTCGGAGCTGCGCGAGCTCGCGCTCGAATCGGCGGGCAAGGACCCGATTGAGTTCACCGGCTCGACGTGGCACGCCTCGCTGCTGGGCGGAATGGAGACCCCGGCGCCGGAGCGGGTAGACATTCCGGACACCGTGCGCGCGGAGCTGCGCCCGTATCAGCGCCGCGGCGTCGATTGGCTGTACTGGATGTCTTCCAACAACATCGGCGCTGTGCTTGCCGATGACATGGGGCTGGGCAAAACCCTCCAGCTGCTCAGCCTGCTCGCCGTGGAGCGGGCGGAGGCGAAGGCGAATGCCGCGCCCGATGAGCTGCCGGAGGACTACCGCGTCGGCCCCACGCTCGTGGTGGCGCCGACCTCTGTGGTGGGCAACTGGGCGCGCGAGGCGGATAAGTTCGTGCCCTCGCTCAAGGTACTCGTCCACCACGGCACGAACCGGCTCAAAGACGACGATCTTCTCACCGTGGCCAACGCCGCCGACTTGGTCATCACCTCTTACGGCACCATCGGCCGCGACTTCACTCTTTTGGGCCAAGTCGAGTGGGACCGCGTGGTGCTCGACGAGGCCCAGGCGATCAAGAACTCGGGAACCCGTTCGTCCAAGGCGGTGCGCTCGCTCCCGTCGCGCCACCGCCTTGCGCTGACCGGCACGCCGATTGAAAACCGCCTGTCCGAGATGCGCTCCATCTTGGACTTTGTCAACCCCGGCGTGCTGGGATCGGCGAGCTTTTTCCGCAACCACTTCGCCAAAGCCATCGAGCGCGAAGACAACGAAGAGATGGCGGAGAAGCTACGCCAGCTGACCGGCCCGTTTATCCTGCGCCGGTTGAAGACGGACCCGAATATCATCGACGACCTGCCGGAAAAGACCGAGCAGATCCTTTCAGTGTCGCTGACCAGCGAGCAGGCCGCGCTGTACAAGGCGCTCGTCCAGGACGTGGAGCGGCGGCTGGAGGAGACCGAGGGCATCGCCAGGCGCGGGCTCGTGCTGGCCACGCTCACGCGCATTAAACAGATCTGTAACCACCCGGCGCACTACCTGGGCGATGACTCCCCGGTGACTATCAAGGGCAAGCACCGCTCCGGCAAGGTCGCCGAGCTGATGCGGATCGTGTCCCAGGCGGTGGAAAACGGCGAGCGCGTGCTCATCTTCACCCAGTACAAGGCCTTCGGCGCGATCTTGCAGCCCTACCTGTCGGAACAGCTCGGCCGCGAGGTGCCGTTCCTGCACGGCGGCGTGACCAAGGCCCGGCGCGATTCCATGGTCACCGAGTTCCAGCACGCGGACGGCCCGCCGGCGATGCTGCTGTCGCTCAAGGCCGGCGGCACGGGCCTAAACCTGACGGCCGCGAACGTGGTGGTCCACATGGACCGGTGGTGGAACCCGGCGGTGGAAAACCAGGCCACCGACCGCGCGTTCCGCATCGGGCAGAACAAGAACGTGCAGGTGTACAAGATGATCACCGAGGGCACCCTGGAGGAATCCATCCAGGACATCCTGGACGGCAAGACCAAGCTCGCCGGGTCCGTCGTTGGCGAGGGCGAAGGCTGGATCACCGAGCTCGACTCGGAGGACTTCGCGCTGCTGATGAGCTACCGGGGGAAGGAGTAA
- a CDS encoding metallophosphoesterase family protein, producing MPSTTFIHTSDLQIGMTLWFLAGEAQARFSAARVAAIDKLGQLARETGAEFIVVAGDVFEHNALNRQTTGRAREALERLPVPVYLLPGNHDPLVADSVFFHALDGNSRGGATEESGVRVLDSTEPVQVADGVEVVGAPYMSKRVNRDLVAEAIEPLEPTDDIRIVVGHGQVESRSSDPAPDLIDLAGVERAIADRRVDYLALGDTHSTTDLSSTGAVWFSGAPETTDYHELPAGGGENDSGNALVVTVNKAAGASTPATVEVEKHAIGEWTFDAIDMDVNTAADVEKFVETLRAYPDKDRTAVKYSLRGTVSLTEQAELERALEELEPIFASLRPRERLHDLHLAPNSDELADLDVAGYAADALTELVADLETDPTARDAANLLFRLSSQGGK from the coding sequence ATGCCTTCTACCACGTTCATCCACACCTCCGACCTCCAGATCGGCATGACCTTATGGTTCCTCGCCGGCGAAGCCCAGGCGCGGTTTAGCGCGGCGCGGGTAGCGGCCATCGACAAGCTGGGCCAGCTGGCGCGCGAAACGGGCGCCGAATTCATCGTCGTGGCCGGCGACGTCTTTGAACACAACGCGCTCAACCGGCAGACCACCGGCCGGGCGCGCGAGGCCCTCGAGCGGTTGCCCGTGCCGGTATACCTTCTGCCGGGCAACCACGACCCGCTCGTGGCGGACTCGGTGTTCTTCCACGCGCTCGATGGGAACTCGCGCGGCGGCGCGACGGAGGAATCGGGGGTGCGGGTACTAGACAGCACCGAACCGGTACAGGTGGCCGACGGCGTGGAGGTCGTCGGCGCGCCCTACATGTCTAAGCGGGTCAACCGCGACCTGGTGGCAGAAGCCATCGAACCGCTCGAGCCCACCGATGACATCCGGATCGTGGTCGGGCACGGGCAGGTCGAATCGCGCAGCAGCGATCCCGCGCCGGACCTCATCGACCTCGCCGGGGTGGAGCGCGCCATCGCGGATCGCCGGGTGGATTACCTGGCGCTGGGGGACACGCACTCGACGACGGACTTATCGTCCACGGGCGCGGTCTGGTTTTCCGGGGCGCCGGAGACCACGGACTACCACGAGCTGCCCGCAGGCGGCGGGGAGAATGATTCGGGCAACGCGCTCGTGGTCACGGTAAATAAGGCCGCCGGCGCGAGCACGCCCGCCACGGTCGAGGTGGAAAAGCACGCGATCGGGGAGTGGACCTTCGACGCCATCGATATGGACGTCAACACCGCCGCAGATGTGGAGAAGTTCGTGGAGACGCTACGCGCATACCCGGACAAGGACCGCACGGCGGTGAAGTACTCGCTACGCGGCACGGTGAGCCTGACCGAGCAGGCCGAGCTGGAGCGCGCTTTAGAGGAGCTGGAGCCCATTTTCGCCTCCCTGCGCCCGCGGGAGAGGCTGCATGACCTTCATCTCGCACCCAACTCGGACGAGCTCGCGGACTTGGACGTTGCCGGCTACGCCGCCGACGCGCTTACTGAGCTCGTCGCCGACCTCGAGACCGATCCGACCGCCCGGGACGCGGCGAACTTGCTGTTCCGGCTCAGCTCGCAGGGAGGGAAGTAA
- a CDS encoding AAA family ATPase, with translation MQIHSLELTDFKGIGHLRLADLPERGVVVVHGNNEAGKSTVLNAIDAVLWEKHSSKKKSIKALKPAGGGAAGAGAGTASSHAGGDRNGGPTVAIEMTVGPYRFTLSKRWLKAPYARLTITAPRPENLTDEDAENRLKEILDEHLDEKLLHTLFLRQGQEFAARIQAAGIPSLSTALDARSGAGEAGGAGSAYAGSDYASSAQTSSAPSSSVQADNDALMQRVEAEYSRYFTQKENKPAKELKSAKADLDAAEAAATEAEAKLRELDSFVARYEDVERQLATTEEKLPAAREELSVRREEAEKARAAAEQAAARRDEYRRALEDLERAQQAQQQRQNLAVEVEKLTAEAESARNVAAEKQEQAADEESRIAELMAQLDEAKQAHATARQAVRDARAAKDQAADRQELTALDTLLADVALAESNLDSAREAVAACGRIIEDSDVTAVDDAAGEVRVQRALAESAAAKLWVSSTADDEIRVDGKSTPLSADPHPVELREGTTVEIGSVTARYAAGAAAAGSADAGAQLEKAEARLADLLHDLGCTDADEVRARRDEHRELLATRDAAVREWEAVIGAKDVGELRAKQTALRDKLGSDEETVEHQTADAMAAAAEALANAERAEEEAQAAVDNADAALAPRRERPFGRDAAIVQSNVDNVERMLAAKKSEFEHAVAGKSDDELNAWIESARAAADKAGRDVEEAERQVAAADPDMAEKLLVGAQAQLETLDKRRSDAEAERYRLTGYIEQAAGAAETVEIAQADRQAAADTYAAVNRRAQAAKRLRDLLVTHRDAARRRYAEPFATKLGALASSVFGGDVSFTLDADLAIEQRVHDGVAVPLGALSGGAQEQLSILTRFAIADLVADPDSESVPVVVDDALGSTDPQRLQLMSTLFADAGRQSQVLVFTCDPDRFSRVPGRTEIDIESMKLN, from the coding sequence ATGCAGATCCATTCGCTTGAGCTCACCGATTTCAAAGGCATCGGCCACCTGCGCCTGGCAGATCTCCCGGAGCGCGGGGTGGTTGTCGTCCACGGCAACAACGAGGCCGGCAAGTCGACCGTGCTCAACGCTATCGACGCGGTGCTGTGGGAAAAGCACAGCAGTAAGAAGAAGTCGATTAAGGCGCTCAAGCCTGCCGGCGGGGGCGCAGCCGGCGCCGGTGCCGGCACCGCTAGCTCTCACGCCGGCGGTGACCGCAACGGCGGCCCCACCGTCGCTATCGAGATGACCGTGGGGCCGTACCGGTTCACGCTGTCCAAGCGGTGGCTCAAGGCACCGTACGCTCGGCTCACCATCACCGCGCCGCGTCCGGAGAACCTCACCGATGAGGACGCGGAAAACCGGTTGAAAGAAATCCTCGACGAGCACCTCGATGAGAAGCTGCTCCACACTCTTTTCCTGCGGCAGGGACAGGAATTCGCCGCCCGCATTCAGGCCGCCGGCATTCCCAGCCTGTCCACGGCGCTCGACGCGCGTTCCGGAGCCGGCGAGGCGGGCGGAGCCGGTTCCGCTTACGCTGGTTCCGATTACGCTAGCTCCGCTCAAACGAGCTCGGCTCCATCGAGTTCGGTGCAGGCGGACAACGACGCGCTCATGCAGCGCGTGGAGGCGGAGTACTCCCGCTACTTCACGCAGAAGGAAAACAAACCCGCCAAGGAGCTGAAGTCCGCCAAGGCGGATCTCGATGCTGCCGAGGCCGCTGCCACCGAGGCAGAGGCGAAGTTGCGGGAATTGGATTCGTTTGTAGCGCGCTATGAGGACGTGGAACGCCAACTTGCCACGACGGAGGAGAAGCTCCCCGCCGCGCGCGAGGAGCTTTCTGTGCGCCGGGAGGAGGCGGAAAAAGCCCGCGCTGCCGCCGAGCAGGCAGCGGCGCGCCGTGACGAGTACCGCCGCGCGCTCGAGGATCTGGAACGCGCCCAGCAGGCGCAGCAACAACGCCAGAACTTAGCCGTCGAGGTGGAGAAACTTACCGCGGAGGCGGAATCTGCCCGGAACGTTGCAGCCGAAAAGCAGGAGCAGGCCGCGGACGAAGAAAGCCGCATCGCGGAACTGATGGCGCAGCTCGACGAGGCGAAGCAGGCGCACGCCACCGCCCGCCAGGCGGTGCGCGATGCCCGTGCGGCGAAAGACCAGGCGGCCGACCGCCAGGAACTTACTGCGCTCGACACATTGCTCGCCGACGTCGCGCTGGCCGAGTCGAACCTGGACTCCGCCCGCGAAGCAGTCGCCGCCTGCGGGCGCATCATCGAGGATTCGGACGTCACGGCAGTGGATGACGCAGCCGGTGAGGTGCGCGTGCAACGGGCGCTGGCGGAATCGGCGGCTGCCAAACTGTGGGTCTCGTCCACCGCGGACGATGAGATCCGCGTCGACGGGAAATCGACCCCACTTAGTGCCGATCCGCACCCGGTCGAGCTGCGCGAGGGCACCACGGTCGAAATCGGGTCGGTCACGGCGCGGTATGCCGCCGGCGCTGCCGCGGCGGGCAGCGCGGATGCTGGCGCCCAGCTGGAAAAGGCGGAGGCCCGCCTTGCGGATCTGCTCCACGATCTCGGATGCACAGACGCCGACGAGGTCCGCGCGCGCCGGGACGAACACCGCGAGCTCCTCGCTACCCGGGACGCCGCCGTCCGAGAGTGGGAAGCGGTCATCGGCGCCAAGGACGTCGGGGAACTGCGCGCGAAGCAGACGGCTTTGCGGGACAAGCTGGGCAGCGACGAGGAGACCGTCGAGCACCAAACTGCCGATGCAATGGCTGCTGCCGCGGAGGCACTAGCGAACGCGGAGCGCGCGGAAGAAGAAGCCCAGGCGGCGGTCGATAACGCCGATGCCGCTCTCGCGCCGCGCCGGGAGCGCCCCTTCGGGCGCGACGCCGCTATCGTGCAGAGCAACGTTGACAACGTCGAACGCATGCTCGCGGCGAAAAAATCCGAGTTCGAGCACGCGGTGGCGGGGAAGTCCGACGACGAGTTGAACGCGTGGATCGAGTCCGCCCGCGCTGCTGCTGATAAGGCCGGCCGGGATGTGGAGGAGGCCGAACGGCAGGTCGCCGCGGCGGATCCGGACATGGCGGAAAAGCTCCTCGTCGGAGCGCAAGCACAACTAGAGACCCTGGACAAGCGGCGCAGCGACGCGGAGGCGGAACGTTACCGCCTGACCGGTTACATCGAGCAGGCCGCCGGTGCCGCCGAGACAGTGGAAATCGCCCAGGCCGACCGACAGGCCGCCGCGGACACATACGCCGCGGTGAACCGCCGTGCCCAGGCGGCGAAACGGCTGCGGGACTTGTTGGTCACCCATCGCGACGCGGCGCGCCGCCGCTATGCCGAGCCGTTCGCCACGAAGCTGGGTGCGCTGGCGAGTTCGGTCTTCGGCGGCGACGTCAGCTTCACCCTCGACGCGGATCTCGCCATCGAACAGCGCGTCCATGATGGGGTCGCTGTCCCGCTGGGCGCTTTATCGGGTGGCGCGCAGGAACAGCTGTCCATTCTCACGCGCTTTGCCATCGCGGATCTGGTGGCCGATCCGGATTCCGAGTCCGTGCCGGTCGTGGTCGACGATGCGCTGGGCTCTACCGACCCGCAGCGCTTGCAGCTGATGTCGACGCTGTTTGCCGATGCCGGACGTCAGTCCCAGGTGCTCGTCTTCACGTGTGACCCGGATCGGTTCTCTCGCGTTCCGGGACGCACGGAGATCGACATCGAGTCAATGAAATTAAACTAA
- a CDS encoding MarR family winged helix-turn-helix transcriptional regulator, whose protein sequence is MAVETRWLNDNEQEMWQLLLAASRKIRRGIDETFQAEADISSSEFAVLVTLVEAEDEALRLRDICDHLEWDRSRASHQITRMVKRGLVEKKPCGGDGRGVLIALTKEGREKQVAAAPAHVESVRRLIYDHLPAEDIQVIKNFFAGVLAVDNIPGYPGYVPDEYLSAIPKK, encoded by the coding sequence ATGGCAGTAGAGACGCGCTGGTTGAACGACAACGAGCAGGAGATGTGGCAGCTCCTGCTCGCGGCGAGCCGGAAGATTCGTCGTGGCATCGACGAGACTTTCCAGGCAGAGGCCGACATTTCCTCCTCTGAGTTTGCCGTCCTAGTGACACTCGTGGAGGCGGAAGACGAGGCGTTACGTTTGCGCGATATCTGCGATCACCTCGAATGGGATCGCTCGCGCGCGTCGCACCAGATCACTCGCATGGTCAAACGCGGCCTGGTGGAGAAAAAGCCGTGCGGCGGCGACGGCCGCGGCGTGCTCATCGCCCTGACCAAGGAGGGGCGGGAGAAGCAGGTTGCCGCCGCGCCGGCCCACGTCGAGTCCGTGCGCCGGTTGATTTACGATCACCTGCCCGCCGAGGACATTCAGGTGATCAAGAACTTCTTCGCCGGCGTGCTGGCGGTGGACAACATTCCGGGCTACCCGGGCTACGTTCCGGACGAATACCTCTCGGCTATCCCGAAGAAGTAA
- a CDS encoding PspC domain-containing protein yields MSRKLHRSSRDKWVAGVFGGIAETYNLDSNLLRILFVASFFLPGPQLIFYFVMWFFMPHDEDLQY; encoded by the coding sequence CTGAGCCGCAAGCTGCACCGTTCCTCCCGGGATAAGTGGGTGGCGGGTGTCTTCGGTGGCATCGCGGAGACCTACAACCTGGATTCCAACCTGCTGCGCATCCTGTTCGTCGCCAGCTTCTTCCTGCCTGGCCCGCAGCTCATTTTTTACTTCGTCATGTGGTTCTTCATGCCGCACGACGAGGATCTGCAGTACTAG
- a CDS encoding class I SAM-dependent methyltransferase, translated as MSTFDAEANAAEWNSRYSESDRMWSGNPNGALVDIAKHIAPGRALDVGCGEGADAVWLASHGWQVTAIDPSSVALERARAHGANTSVAWINSGIQEFAARERAESFDLVSAMYPVIEAPDPDTGVEYLTELVAPGGHLLFVHHVVDPEHLRQHPEFAHVLSVDAVRDYLTAHADEWSVEVAEDRARTVTSGRGAGHSTDRVILARRGQKI; from the coding sequence ATGAGCACCTTCGATGCCGAGGCCAACGCAGCTGAATGGAACAGCCGGTACTCCGAATCCGACCGCATGTGGAGTGGGAACCCGAATGGGGCCTTGGTGGACATCGCCAAGCATATTGCCCCAGGCCGTGCCCTCGACGTCGGCTGCGGCGAGGGCGCGGACGCCGTGTGGCTTGCTTCCCACGGGTGGCAGGTCACCGCAATCGACCCGTCGAGCGTGGCGCTGGAGCGCGCCCGCGCCCACGGTGCGAACACATCGGTGGCGTGGATAAACTCCGGCATCCAGGAGTTTGCAGCACGTGAGCGCGCCGAATCATTCGATCTGGTCAGCGCGATGTACCCAGTCATTGAGGCGCCGGATCCCGATACGGGCGTCGAGTACCTCACCGAGCTGGTCGCTCCAGGCGGGCACCTGCTGTTCGTCCACCACGTCGTCGACCCCGAGCACCTGCGCCAGCATCCGGAGTTTGCCCACGTGCTGTCCGTCGACGCTGTGCGCGACTACCTCACCGCGCACGCGGACGAATGGAGCGTCGAGGTGGCAGAGGATCGTGCGCGCACAGTCACGTCAGGCCGGGGTGCCGGTCACTCCACAGACCGCGTGATCCTCGCGCGGCGAGGCCAGAAAATCTAG
- a CDS encoding ketopantoate reductase family protein yields MKVAIIGAGAMGQLFGAKIVDAGEDVVFLDVDQRTVDALNNEGIEVVNTAGERTVKVSATACQPANWNEPVDFALFFVKGFYTQDAIESARHLFNENTIALTLQNGLGNGEVLVRAFGPDRALDGVTDYSAYRPGKNTVSSSAYGAIRIGGASVDGDASAAAEKVRDLFERCGFNAEVHADVRVPIWEKLILNTVYNTVGAATDLTIGETLEREPSRRLAETVYSEAMAVVRSLEIPVREDVIREHLEQVGTESAGHKTSMTADVEAGRRTEVNTISGAVAAAGEKAGVATPVLATLADVVRARTEPAHGGHPGEAK; encoded by the coding sequence ATGAAGGTAGCGATAATCGGCGCCGGCGCCATGGGACAGCTGTTCGGCGCAAAGATAGTGGACGCGGGCGAGGACGTCGTGTTCCTCGACGTCGATCAGCGCACGGTCGACGCCCTCAATAACGAAGGCATCGAGGTGGTCAATACCGCCGGCGAGCGCACAGTGAAGGTCTCCGCCACCGCCTGCCAGCCCGCGAACTGGAACGAGCCGGTCGATTTCGCCCTGTTCTTCGTCAAAGGCTTCTACACTCAAGACGCCATCGAGAGCGCACGCCACCTGTTCAACGAGAACACCATCGCGCTGACTCTGCAGAACGGCTTGGGCAACGGCGAGGTGCTGGTCCGCGCCTTCGGCCCCGACCGCGCCCTCGACGGCGTCACGGATTACTCCGCTTACCGCCCAGGCAAGAATACTGTCTCCTCCTCGGCGTACGGCGCGATCCGGATCGGCGGCGCGAGCGTCGACGGTGATGCCAGCGCCGCCGCGGAAAAGGTGCGCGATCTCTTCGAGCGCTGCGGGTTCAACGCCGAGGTTCACGCGGACGTACGGGTTCCCATCTGGGAAAAGCTCATCCTCAACACCGTGTACAACACCGTCGGCGCGGCCACTGACCTCACCATCGGCGAAACCCTCGAGCGCGAACCCAGCCGTCGGCTGGCCGAGACGGTCTACTCCGAGGCCATGGCGGTGGTGCGCTCGCTCGAAATCCCAGTGCGCGAAGACGTCATCCGCGAGCACTTGGAACAGGTGGGCACCGAGTCCGCCGGGCACAAGACGTCCATGACCGCAGACGTTGAGGCGGGCCGCCGCACCGAGGTCAATACCATCAGCGGTGCCGTGGCCGCCGCGGGCGAGAAGGCCGGCGTGGCCACCCCGGTGCTGGCCACGCTTGCCGATGTCGTCCGCGCCCGCACCGAGCCAGCCCACGGCGGGCACCCCGGGGAGGCGAAGTAG
- a CDS encoding type II toxin-antitoxin system PemK/MazF family toxin yields the protein MKVSREQLFPGAVVWANLDPVVGREQSGHRPHIVVSTQAFNSLGSPLIHTVPITRRNRGWDNHVSVEMAQGQLDHSFALTEQVRALSIDRITGFHGAVTATTLKEIRWWLHRFLVFDIGGVNPQ from the coding sequence ATGAAGGTTTCCCGCGAACAGCTATTCCCCGGGGCGGTCGTGTGGGCGAACCTCGACCCAGTAGTCGGCAGAGAGCAGTCCGGCCATCGCCCCCATATTGTCGTCTCTACTCAGGCTTTTAATTCACTCGGCTCGCCCTTAATCCACACCGTCCCAATCACGCGTCGTAATCGCGGATGGGACAACCATGTCAGTGTGGAGATGGCTCAGGGCCAGCTCGATCACTCCTTTGCCCTTACCGAGCAGGTCAGAGCCCTGTCGATCGACCGGATCACGGGTTTTCACGGCGCCGTCACCGCCACAACGTTGAAGGAAATTCGGTGGTGGCTGCACCGGTTCCTCGTCTTCGATATCGGTGGTGTCAACCCCCAATAG
- a CDS encoding ribbon-helix-helix domain-containing protein, which translates to MTRNLTTIKVPVDLRDQLKDAAAREGRTISSMIELLLERELNRVQFARLRKQIANTPPESMREYEEEHEVHQHDLLDELPTEDFSDVPGYPG; encoded by the coding sequence ATGACACGCAACTTAACGACCATCAAAGTTCCGGTCGACCTGCGGGATCAGCTCAAGGATGCCGCAGCTCGCGAGGGCCGCACCATATCGAGCATGATCGAGCTCCTTTTGGAACGGGAGCTCAACCGCGTCCAGTTTGCTCGCCTCCGCAAGCAAATCGCAAACACGCCCCCAGAGTCGATGCGTGAGTACGAAGAGGAGCACGAGGTCCACCAGCACGATCTCCTTGACGAACTGCCGACAGAAGACTTCAGCGACGTGCCTGGGTATCCCGGATGA